The genomic window GGGTGTTACAACTGTAACACCCAAACTGGAGCCGCAAAGAGACTTGACTTGAGGTCTGGAATCGGTGCTTTACTCCAATAAGCGCAATAACAATCAAATAACATCAATTCGCGTTACTAGGGCAGGCAGATGACAAACAGCAGCAGACCACCGTCGCAAATCGCCAGAGAGATCGCAGATCTACTGGAAGCAGCCATCAACAGCGAAACCCTGAAGGCCCTTATGCCTGAAGGCAAGAAGACGATGCGCAAGTTTCAGTCGAAAGAGGTTGCCGAACTATTGGGCGTTCAGCCCACCTTCTTGCGCCAGATGCACATGAAGGACATCATCCCAGAACCAGCGGACAAGCGGTCGAATGGCCGGTTCTATAGCGCTCAGGAAATCTGGGAGATGCGCAGCATCCTTGAGCAATCCGCGCGGACACCTGGAACCTATAGGCCATGGAGAACAGGCGACGAGAAGCTGCAGGTTTGGCAATTCATGAATTTCAAGGGTGGCTGCGCGAAGACGACCTCATGCGTCCATATGGCCAATTTTCTGGCCCTGAAAGGCTATCGCGTCCTAGCCATCGATCTGGATTCCCAGGCATCTCTTACCGCTATGTGTCAGCAGGAAATCACTGCCACAGCAAATAAGCCAAATATCTACAGCGCGCTTCGGCCAAATGATCCGGTCAAGATGGCAGATGTGATTGTGCCGACGACCCTGCCGGGACTAGATCTCGCACCGGCTGATCTTGACCTTGAAAACTTCACTTTTGAATTTGCGGCGCGCGGCTCTCAGTTTAAATCCCGCTTGGAAGATGCAATCGCTCAAGTAGCTGACCGCTACGATCTGGTGCTGATCGACAGCCCACCAAGGCTGGATTTTGTGACGATGACCGGGATGGCCGCAACCACATCGGCCATCATCACGTTTGCACCGTCAATGATGGACCTAGATTCCACGGTGAAGTTCACGAGGATGGCCAGCGAGTACATGGAAGTCCTCGAAGAACACAGCTTGGAAAAACCAATCGTATACGACAACTTGAAATTCTTGATCACCAGATACAGCCCAAGCATCCAAACCGAGACAAACCTTGTTTCGTTTGTAAGAGCGACACTGCAAGATCATATTATGTTGCCCGAAGTGCTGCATTCAGCGGCGATCACAGATGCAGGGCTGACAAAACAGACGATCTTTGAAGTGGACAGGAAAGATTTCAGCCCCAAGACATACGACCGCGCACGGGCGTCGATGGACAGAGTAGGTTACGAGCTTTTGAAATTGATCCGCAATACGTGGGGGCGTGACTGATGGCTAGGAACATTTTTAACAACGGTAATCAAGAT from Phaeobacter gallaeciensis DSM 26640 includes these protein-coding regions:
- the repA gene encoding plasmid partitioning protein RepA, giving the protein MTNSSRPPSQIAREIADLLEAAINSETLKALMPEGKKTMRKFQSKEVAELLGVQPTFLRQMHMKDIIPEPADKRSNGRFYSAQEIWEMRSILEQSARTPGTYRPWRTGDEKLQVWQFMNFKGGCAKTTSCVHMANFLALKGYRVLAIDLDSQASLTAMCQQEITATANKPNIYSALRPNDPVKMADVIVPTTLPGLDLAPADLDLENFTFEFAARGSQFKSRLEDAIAQVADRYDLVLIDSPPRLDFVTMTGMAATTSAIITFAPSMMDLDSTVKFTRMASEYMEVLEEHSLEKPIVYDNLKFLITRYSPSIQTETNLVSFVRATLQDHIMLPEVLHSAAITDAGLTKQTIFEVDRKDFSPKTYDRARASMDRVGYELLKLIRNTWGRD